A genome region from Maridesulfovibrio salexigens DSM 2638 includes the following:
- a CDS encoding hemolysin family protein, protein MLELILSVSVATLISAYCSVSEAVFYSFPWSRIETLRKEGHKSGAILHKLRSNVDRPITAILTLNTVAHTAGAAFAGAAWASVYGVETLPWFTLGFTVIILVLSEILPKTIGVVYCEPLGRVLARPMEILIWIFLPVIWICSIFSRLVNRKGEGPQATEEDIRAMVSLTRRSGAIKPYEALSIANILSLDDKIVEQIMTPRTVVFSLPAEMTVAEAHAKYSAWPHSRIPVYEGDDPEDIVGVIYRRSVFEALADDHDDVKLSELMKPVRFALENITLDKLLVKFLESRMHLFVVLDEYGGMSGVVTLEDVMEEILGSEIVDETDQVVDMRELARRRRKELVVSKEDASADVSK, encoded by the coding sequence ATGCTGGAATTAATACTTTCCGTCAGTGTAGCTACACTTATTTCTGCTTACTGTTCCGTCAGTGAAGCCGTTTTTTATTCCTTTCCGTGGAGCAGGATCGAAACCCTGCGTAAGGAAGGTCATAAGTCCGGAGCGATCCTGCATAAACTGCGTTCCAATGTGGATCGTCCCATCACCGCAATCCTGACTCTTAATACTGTTGCCCATACCGCCGGAGCTGCTTTTGCCGGAGCCGCGTGGGCTTCTGTTTACGGTGTTGAAACCCTGCCTTGGTTCACGCTCGGTTTCACAGTCATTATTCTTGTTCTTTCCGAAATTCTGCCAAAGACCATCGGTGTGGTTTATTGTGAACCTCTGGGACGGGTTTTAGCCCGACCCATGGAAATTTTAATTTGGATTTTTCTTCCGGTTATTTGGATCTGCAGTATCTTCTCCCGCCTTGTTAACAGGAAAGGGGAAGGACCGCAGGCCACGGAAGAGGATATAAGAGCTATGGTCAGTCTGACCAGGAGATCCGGGGCGATTAAACCTTATGAAGCCCTCTCAATTGCTAACATTTTGTCGTTGGACGACAAAATTGTTGAGCAAATTATGACCCCCCGGACTGTTGTGTTCTCTCTTCCTGCTGAGATGACCGTAGCTGAGGCGCATGCCAAATACAGTGCATGGCCTCACAGCCGTATTCCTGTCTATGAAGGGGATGATCCCGAAGACATTGTCGGGGTTATTTACAGGCGTTCCGTTTTTGAAGCGCTTGCGGATGACCATGACGATGTAAAGCTTTCCGAGTTGATGAAACCGGTCCGTTTTGCACTGGAAAATATTACACTTGATAAGCTTTTGGTGAAATTCCTTGAAAGCCGCATGCATCTGTTTGTGGTTCTGGATGAATACGGTGGAATGTCAGGGGTTGTTACCCTTGAAGATGTTATGGAAGAGATCCTCGGTAGCGAGATTGTGGACGAGACTGATCAGGTCGTAGACATGCGCGAACTTGCCCGTAGGAGAAGAAAAGAACTGGTCGTCAGCAAGGAAGATGCTTCCGCTGACGTTTCGAAATAA
- a CDS encoding cytochrome c maturation protein CcmE, which translates to MAKKGGKGVYIAALILFLGGLGYLIYSGVSQDSVYFLNVSEALAMDEAELGQARLFGKVAPQNIETKAGGLGVAFDLKDQKESSGTIRVDYKGAVPDTFKEGVEVIVEGTFVGGNKLFKATSLITKCPSKYEKENREG; encoded by the coding sequence ATGGCCAAGAAAGGTGGAAAAGGCGTTTATATTGCCGCCTTGATCCTTTTTCTCGGTGGACTGGGATATCTGATTTATTCAGGCGTTTCTCAGGACAGCGTGTATTTTCTTAATGTTTCAGAGGCCCTTGCCATGGATGAAGCCGAGCTTGGACAGGCAAGGCTGTTCGGTAAGGTCGCGCCTCAGAATATTGAGACTAAGGCTGGAGGACTCGGTGTTGCCTTTGATCTTAAGGATCAGAAGGAGAGCTCCGGGACTATCCGCGTTGACTACAAGGGGGCCGTCCCTGATACCTTTAAGGAAGGTGTAGAGGTTATTGTGGAGGGAACATTTGTCGGCGGTAACAAGCTGTTCAAAGCCACCTCCCTGATTACCAAGTGTCCTTCCAAGTACGAAAAGGAAAACCGCGAGGGGTGA
- a CDS encoding heme lyase CcmF/NrfE family subunit — MQLFANLLLLIALLAALGAGAYACLALLTGKRSVLDLIDKANMAIAGLVTGASVILTIALVNRDYSFKYIYEYVDNTLPIFYTLTAFWAGADGSLLFWMLSIAIMGVIFSRLPLFKEFSEKTRLYYWLFYMVVQAFFLLLLTSWSNPFMELVPTPADGRGLNPLLRNPGMIFHPPLLFLGYAGFTSPAALALAAYLAGELKSWVSFCRNWNILAWIFLTAGIVLGCWWSYMELGWGGYWAWDPVENASLIPWLSASAFMHTAIIQIKRKALQRTNVFLMALTLLLCIFATYLVRSGVVQSLHAYGENGVGLPLLLFQLSFLGTILAVLFAGPRPEFRTLSGLNSRQGMLVIAAWAFLGLGLVVGLGTMWPVISKMWSANPIGLDARFYNRVCLPLFSLIILIFTVCPWYNWKEGIFDKRGLYLVGGAFIGGGAISYACGLHNPLGLITSAAAIASLVGILGVFAFIPQLRKVRSMIGVYGLHFGVALVFLGVAWSGPNKIEHQYVIKEGQSVQLGTYTMTYKKLTEGQTPEMAKISAIVEVSENGKFVGLLAPERRLYRNFEQPFAEVSVIPSLGSEIYATLLSVDAEGNATFKMSLNPLINWLWIGGTLMCLFGFMAFRKPKLT; from the coding sequence ATGCAGCTATTTGCTAACCTTTTGCTCCTCATCGCCCTGCTTGCGGCGTTGGGGGCGGGTGCTTATGCATGCTTGGCCCTGCTTACGGGCAAGAGAAGTGTGCTGGACCTTATCGACAAGGCGAATATGGCTATTGCCGGTTTGGTTACTGGTGCCAGTGTCATTCTGACCATAGCACTTGTTAACAGAGATTATTCATTTAAATACATTTACGAATACGTAGATAATACACTTCCCATTTTTTATACGCTTACAGCATTCTGGGCAGGAGCTGACGGTTCCCTGCTTTTCTGGATGCTTTCCATTGCGATTATGGGCGTAATCTTTTCGAGACTCCCTCTTTTTAAGGAATTTTCCGAAAAAACAAGACTTTACTACTGGCTGTTTTATATGGTGGTGCAGGCCTTTTTCCTGCTTCTGCTGACCAGCTGGTCTAATCCTTTTATGGAACTTGTTCCCACTCCTGCGGATGGTCGCGGTTTGAACCCGTTGCTCCGTAACCCCGGAATGATTTTCCATCCGCCGTTGCTGTTCCTCGGTTATGCCGGCTTTACAAGCCCTGCGGCTCTGGCTCTTGCGGCATACCTTGCCGGTGAGCTTAAGTCTTGGGTTTCTTTCTGTCGTAACTGGAATATTCTGGCCTGGATTTTCCTTACTGCCGGAATCGTTCTTGGTTGCTGGTGGTCTTATATGGAACTCGGCTGGGGTGGATACTGGGCATGGGACCCCGTTGAAAACGCATCTCTCATTCCTTGGCTAAGTGCTTCCGCTTTTATGCATACAGCCATTATCCAGATTAAGCGTAAGGCGCTTCAGCGGACTAATGTCTTTTTGATGGCGCTTACTTTGTTGCTCTGTATTTTTGCTACCTATCTGGTGCGCTCCGGTGTCGTGCAGTCCCTGCATGCATATGGTGAGAACGGAGTGGGATTACCGTTGCTGCTGTTTCAGCTTTCTTTCCTCGGTACTATTCTGGCAGTGCTTTTTGCCGGTCCCCGTCCTGAGTTCAGAACCCTTTCCGGCTTGAATAGCAGGCAGGGTATGCTGGTTATCGCAGCATGGGCTTTCCTCGGCCTCGGCCTTGTGGTCGGACTTGGAACCATGTGGCCTGTGATCAGCAAGATGTGGAGTGCTAATCCCATCGGCCTTGATGCCCGTTTCTACAACCGCGTCTGTCTGCCTTTGTTCAGCTTGATCATTCTTATTTTTACGGTTTGCCCTTGGTATAACTGGAAAGAAGGTATTTTTGATAAGCGCGGACTGTATCTGGTTGGCGGAGCTTTCATCGGTGGTGGTGCTATCAGTTATGCATGCGGCCTGCACAATCCCCTCGGATTGATTACCAGTGCTGCGGCGATTGCCTCCTTGGTGGGAATTCTCGGCGTGTTCGCCTTTATCCCCCAGTTGCGTAAAGTCCGTTCCATGATCGGTGTTTATGGTCTGCATTTTGGTGTAGCGCTTGTATTCCTCGGCGTGGCTTGGTCCGGACCCAACAAAATCGAACATCAGTATGTGATCAAGGAAGGGCAAAGCGTCCAACTCGGAACATACACTATGACTTATAAAAAACTGACCGAAGGCCAGACTCCTGAAATGGCGAAGATTTCCGCAATCGTCGAAGTTTCCGAGAATGGTAAGTTTGTCGGTCTGCTCGCTCCTGAGCGCAGGCTTTACCGTAACTTTGAGCAGCCTTTTGCTGAAGTTTCAGTAATCCCCAGCCTCGGCAGCGAAATATACGCTACATTGTTGAGTGTGGATGCCGAAGGCAACGCTACATTCAAGATGAGCCTTAATCCGCTTATTAACTGGCTTTGGATCGGCGGTACTTTAATGTGCCTGTTCGGATTCATGGCTTTTAGAAAACCGAAACTGACTTAG
- a CDS encoding ABC transporter ATP-binding protein, translating to MAEKESIALKVRKAAKFFGTRLIFKDVSCDVLRGEILLVVGRNGAGKTTLLKIMSGLSRPSAGAAEILTEPEKTAYLGHSTFIYPRLSGVANLSFWASMYGLSPSREELMALLKRVGLERAAEEQAGSYSRGMAQRLNLARVFLVNPDLLFLDEPGTGLDQASLTLLRDEVVAMRDRGTAIVWISHDVNHDTALADRVLGLAGRKMAYLGAASEFDPETVLGGENA from the coding sequence GTGGCTGAGAAGGAAAGTATAGCTCTTAAGGTTAGAAAGGCGGCCAAGTTCTTCGGAACAAGGTTGATTTTCAAGGATGTCAGTTGCGATGTACTGCGTGGAGAAATTCTTCTCGTAGTAGGGCGTAACGGTGCGGGTAAAACAACTCTGCTCAAGATCATGTCCGGGCTTTCGAGGCCTTCGGCCGGAGCTGCGGAGATTTTGACTGAGCCGGAAAAGACCGCTTATCTCGGGCATTCCACCTTTATTTATCCGCGTCTCAGCGGGGTGGCGAACCTTTCTTTCTGGGCTTCCATGTACGGCTTATCCCCGTCTCGCGAAGAGCTGATGGCTCTGCTGAAAAGGGTTGGGCTGGAACGTGCTGCCGAAGAACAGGCCGGTTCCTATTCACGGGGCATGGCTCAGCGTTTGAATCTGGCTCGAGTATTTCTTGTAAATCCGGATCTTCTTTTTCTGGATGAACCGGGAACAGGGCTTGATCAGGCTTCACTCACTTTACTTCGTGATGAAGTTGTAGCCATGCGTGACCGTGGAACTGCCATTGTCTGGATCAGCCATGATGTAAACCATGACACTGCTCTGGCCGACCGGGTTCTCGGACTGGCCGGACGCAAGATGGCTTACCTCGGTGCCGCTTCTGAATTCGACCCTGAAACCGTATTGGGAGGGGAGAATGCTTAA
- a CDS encoding heme exporter protein CcmB, which produces MLKRGLTIAAKDLRLSIGGGQGLTQAVLLGLLLIFVFSLSRPAGQLVEPQAASAIFWLASSFGLVLVFNTLFSMEESNEARLGLLSSPVPLHAVWFGKGLAGFGLLICSQLVFLPATIVFLGQDMKGSFAVFAVTLLAADWGLVSLGALLGAISQGQAARESLLSVILFPLLLPILLGAIQLMTSVFSGVNLMDESSWMGIIVAASALFSGAGLILFPFVYSGEQ; this is translated from the coding sequence ATGCTTAAGCGTGGATTGACAATAGCAGCCAAAGACCTGCGCCTATCTATAGGTGGAGGACAGGGACTGACTCAGGCTGTTCTTCTCGGACTTTTGCTGATCTTTGTATTCAGCTTATCGCGTCCGGCAGGGCAGTTGGTTGAGCCGCAGGCTGCTTCGGCCATCTTCTGGCTGGCATCCTCCTTCGGACTGGTTTTGGTTTTCAACACTTTGTTCTCAATGGAAGAATCAAACGAAGCGCGTTTGGGACTGCTTTCATCACCTGTCCCGCTTCACGCTGTCTGGTTCGGAAAAGGTCTTGCCGGATTCGGGCTGTTGATTTGCTCTCAGCTTGTATTCCTTCCGGCAACAATTGTATTTCTTGGTCAGGATATGAAGGGATCATTTGCAGTTTTTGCTGTAACCCTTCTGGCTGCTGACTGGGGATTGGTTTCACTCGGGGCTTTGCTTGGCGCAATTTCCCAAGGGCAGGCCGCAAGGGAATCATTGCTTTCAGTGATCCTTTTTCCCCTGTTGCTTCCTATCCTCCTTGGAGCGATACAATTGATGACTTCGGTATTTTCCGGAGTTAACCTTATGGACGAAAGTTCGTGGATGGGTATTATTGTTGCCGCCTCGGCTTTGTTCAGTGGTGCGGGCCTGATCCTGTTTCCTTTTGTATACAGCGGCGAGCAGTAG
- the ccsA gene encoding cytochrome c biogenesis protein CcsA — MNLAIAALLAGVALCAGQYLIWMYAPIEVTMGLVQKIFYVHMPMAAWAMISFFVVFLASAAYLLKRDIKFDYIAGAAAEIGVIFSGLALVTGSIWGRAAWNVWWTWDPRLTTTLIMWFVYAAYLVLRTSPMSAERRSLVCAVLGVVAFVDVPLVFYSARLWRSVHPNVIGAKGGGMEPEMLTTLMVNLAAFGLFWLVLLAVRYRQVRLSGQLDAKMVWDQD, encoded by the coding sequence ATGAACCTTGCAATCGCAGCACTGCTGGCTGGTGTAGCACTCTGTGCCGGGCAGTATCTTATCTGGATGTATGCACCTATTGAAGTGACAATGGGTCTTGTTCAGAAGATTTTCTATGTCCACATGCCAATGGCGGCTTGGGCCATGATTAGTTTTTTCGTGGTTTTTCTCGCCAGTGCGGCGTATTTGCTGAAACGTGATATTAAGTTTGATTACATTGCCGGAGCAGCTGCTGAGATCGGAGTTATCTTCAGCGGACTTGCACTTGTAACCGGTTCCATTTGGGGCAGGGCGGCATGGAATGTCTGGTGGACATGGGATCCGCGGCTGACCACTACATTAATTATGTGGTTTGTCTATGCTGCTTATCTTGTACTCAGGACTTCCCCCATGTCGGCGGAACGGCGTTCCCTTGTCTGTGCTGTTCTCGGAGTTGTCGCATTTGTAGATGTCCCTCTCGTTTTTTACTCTGCGCGACTCTGGAGAAGTGTGCATCCCAACGTAATCGGCGCAAAGGGCGGCGGAATGGAGCCTGAAATGTTGACTACTCTTATGGTCAACCTTGCTGCATTCGGTCTGTTCTGGCTGGTCCTGCTGGCTGTGCGTTACCGTCAGGTAAGGCTTTCCGGTCAGCTGGATGCAAAAATGGTCTGGGACCAAGATTAA
- a CDS encoding CcmD family protein — MNSETYLLIANVAVWVVIAGYLAFIAAKGASMDRRIRQMEMLDNDK; from the coding sequence ATGAACAGTGAAACATATCTTCTGATTGCTAATGTTGCTGTTTGGGTCGTTATTGCCGGTTATCTGGCATTTATCGCGGCTAAGGGTGCATCCATGGACCGCCGTATCAGGCAGATGGAGATGCTCGATAATGACAAGTAA
- a CDS encoding tetratricopeptide repeat protein — protein sequence MTSKSLKDFTLSGGQKAVVWLLGLALVALFVSSLTYRMSHPGNKVEFQQRSSGGGMPGGMGEGMSEDAMKHVRELMERMGKDPENMEIQLELANSFMMIRAYGRAQTFFEKVVSVEPKNVQALMGLGMCFYQAEQFEKAAEAFDKIVAITPDDSMALFNAAIVKKYYLHKHEEADAQLKQIVDNPKSSAEMKKRAEEELKRDAHAEQ from the coding sequence ATGACAAGTAAATCACTCAAAGACTTTACCCTCAGCGGAGGACAGAAAGCTGTTGTCTGGCTGTTGGGCTTAGCTCTTGTTGCATTGTTTGTTTCATCTCTTACTTACCGTATGAGCCACCCCGGCAATAAGGTAGAATTCCAGCAGCGCAGCAGCGGTGGCGGAATGCCCGGAGGCATGGGTGAGGGAATGAGCGAAGATGCCATGAAGCATGTACGTGAACTCATGGAACGTATGGGCAAGGATCCCGAGAACATGGAAATCCAGCTCGAACTTGCAAATTCTTTCATGATGATCAGGGCTTATGGCCGTGCACAGACTTTCTTTGAAAAAGTAGTCAGTGTAGAGCCGAAAAATGTACAGGCTCTGATGGGTCTGGGTATGTGTTTTTATCAGGCTGAGCAGTTTGAAAAGGCTGCCGAGGCTTTTGATAAGATTGTGGCTATTACCCCTGATGACTCAATGGCGCTGTTTAATGCTGCTATCGTGAAAAAATACTATCTGCATAAGCATGAAGAAGCTGACGCACAGCTGAAGCAGATTGTAGATAATCCCAAGTCTTCTGCTGAAATGAAAAAACGTGCAGAAGAAGAACTGAAACGGGACGCTCACGCAGAGCAATAG
- a CDS encoding branched-chain amino acid ABC transporter substrate-binding protein: MKRSLLVLLVAAMMTIGSFGSASAGKIVLGVPGAHSGDLASYGLPTVEAAKLVVKSINESGGVNGEQVVLSLQDDQCKPEFATNAAMKLLSDQVNVVLGHICSGPTKAALPIYKDSGLVCMSPSATSPSLTLSGDYPNFFRTIASDDAQGALAAMFAIEKLGLKKPAIIHDKGDYGKGFAEYTMKYIKEKGVEPVLFEGVTPGAVDYSAVVQKVKASGADGVIFGGYHPEASKVVSQMRKKKMTIPFLSDDGVKAQTFIDIAGEASEGVYATGPQDITGNPMYKVALKQYKDSHYGAEPGAFYFEAYSAALALLKAIEFAKSTDYDKIVEALRTNEVETPVGKIKFDAKGDAIGVGFAVYQVKNGEYVEVN, translated from the coding sequence ATGAAACGTTCATTGCTGGTTCTGCTGGTCGCAGCTATGATGACCATCGGTAGTTTCGGTTCTGCATCAGCAGGCAAAATTGTTCTCGGTGTTCCCGGTGCCCATAGTGGCGACCTCGCTTCCTACGGCCTTCCCACTGTTGAAGCTGCCAAGCTCGTAGTTAAGTCTATCAACGAGTCCGGCGGTGTTAACGGTGAGCAGGTTGTTCTTTCCCTTCAGGATGACCAGTGCAAACCTGAATTCGCCACCAACGCGGCTATGAAGCTTCTTTCCGATCAGGTAAACGTTGTTCTCGGCCACATTTGTTCCGGTCCGACCAAGGCAGCTCTGCCCATCTATAAAGATTCCGGTCTGGTCTGCATGTCTCCCTCCGCAACCAGCCCCTCGCTGACCTTAAGCGGTGACTACCCCAACTTTTTCAGAACAATCGCTTCCGATGACGCTCAGGGTGCATTGGCAGCTATGTTTGCTATTGAAAAACTCGGCCTCAAAAAGCCTGCTATCATCCATGACAAAGGTGACTACGGTAAGGGTTTTGCTGAGTACACTATGAAGTACATCAAAGAAAAAGGTGTTGAGCCTGTTCTTTTTGAAGGTGTAACTCCCGGTGCTGTGGATTACTCCGCTGTAGTACAGAAAGTTAAGGCTTCCGGTGCAGACGGCGTTATCTTCGGTGGTTACCATCCTGAAGCATCCAAGGTTGTTTCCCAGATGCGTAAAAAGAAAATGACCATCCCCTTCCTTTCCGATGACGGTGTTAAGGCTCAGACCTTTATCGACATCGCTGGTGAAGCATCTGAGGGTGTATACGCAACCGGTCCTCAGGACATTACCGGTAACCCCATGTATAAGGTTGCTCTCAAGCAGTACAAAGATTCCCATTACGGTGCTGAGCCCGGTGCTTTCTACTTTGAAGCATATTCCGCAGCTCTGGCCCTGCTCAAGGCTATTGAATTCGCCAAGTCCACTGATTACGACAAAATCGTTGAAGCTCTGCGCACCAACGAAGTTGAAACTCCTGTAGGTAAGATTAAGTTCGATGCCAAGGGTGATGCAATCGGTGTAGGTTTCGCTGTTTATCAGGTGAAAAATGGTGAGTACGTAGAAGTTAACTAG